The Microbacterium horticulturae region CTGCGGCGTCTTGCCGGTGACCGGGTCGAGGTGCTCTCGGCCGGCTCTGAGCCGGCCGAGAGGGTGAACCCCGTCGCGGTGGCGGCCATGCGCGAGGTCGGCATCGACATCACCGCGCACGCGCCGCGCGTGCTCACGCCCGACGACGTGCAGCACGCCGATGTCGTCGTGACGATGGGATGCGGCGATGCCTGCCCCGTCTATCCGGGAAAGCGATACGAGGACTGGGTGCTCGTCGATCCGGCCAGGCAGCCGATCGAGGTGGTGCGCGGCATCCGGGATCGGATCCGTGAGCGGGTCGAAGCTCTGATCGCGTCGCTGGGCTGAGCGTCTCGGGGATGGCGTCTCCGCGCTGAACGCCTTCGGGCCGCACCTTCCCTCTTGTCGCCCGACGGCGGGCGGCGTACGGTGAGCGCGTCACTCAGCGAAGGAGCGGGAATCATGTCTCACGGTGACATCACGCACGTCGAGATTCCGGTGTCGGACTTCTCGGCGGCGACACAGTTCTACGGCGCGGTATTCGGGTGGAACATCGCCGAGAGTCCGGGCTTCGAGGGCTACCCGATGTGGCGGGCGCCGAACGGCATCAGCGGCGGAGCGCTCGTCGAACGCACGGCCGAGTTCACGCAGCCGCGCAGCGCGGTCGAGGTCGACTCGATCGACGAGACGCTCGCCCGCGCCGAGTCCTCGGGTGGCCGGGTGCGCACGCCGAAGACCGCGATCACCGACACGAGCTGGTGGGCGGTCTTCGAAGACCCCGACGGCAACCTCATCGAGGTGTATGAGTCCGCGGCCTGACGGCGCGCGGAACGTGCAGCAGACTCGACGAGCCGTGCCGGTCGTTGCTCGTGGCATCCAGCACCATCTGTGGCAGCCGCCGCGGCAGGGTGATCGCGAGGTAGCCCAGGTCGATCGCCTTCTCGGGTGTACTGACGGTGACCGACCGCGTCACCGTCCACGCGCCGCTGCGGCTGACCGAACTCGCCTCGCGGGTGCCGCCGGTGATGCGGCCGGCTTCCCACCCCGGGCCGCTGACCCGGTCGTGCACGGTGCCGTCCGATGCCCACTCCCACAGGCTCGCGCCCAGCGCCGGCGGGTCGGCCGTCGCGTCGTAGCGCCATCCGTTGGCGGCGGCGAACCGGGCGATGCCGTCGGACTGGGCGAGCAATTCGGTGCCGTCGGGGGCGACGTCGGTCATGCGTTCTCCTGCCGAGGGGAAGAGGGGATGCCGCCGCCCGGCGCCGGCGCGTCGTCGAGGGTCAGCTGCAGAAAGACGAGGTCGAGCCAGCGCCCGAACTTGGCGCCCACCTGGGGAAGTCGGCCCACCTCGGCGAATCCGAGGCGCTCGTGCAAGGCGATCGACCCGGTGTTGGCGGCCTCGATGCCGGCGACCATGACGTGCACGCCGGCTTTTCGCGCGCGGGCGAGGAGCACCTCCATCAGCGCACGGCCGATGCCGCCGCCACGCTGGTCGCCCCGCACGTAGACCGAGTGCTCGACGGTGTGGCGGTACCCGTCGTGCGGGCGCCAGGGGCCATAGCTCGCATAGCCGATCGCCTGGTCGAGGTCGTCGACGGCCACGAGCACCGGAAGGCCGGTGGCCTGCCGGTCGGCCGCCCAGGCCTCGCGCTCGGCGACGTCGACCGGGTCGTCGTTCCACACCGCGGTAGTGTGCACGACGGCGTCGTTGTAGATCGCGGCGATCGCCGCGGCATCCTCCGGTCTTGCATCGCGGATGCGCATCGCCGTCCCCTTTCGCCGCGGTGAGTTTAACCGCACGCCGACCCCATTGCCGACGTGATGACCGCCGCGGGACAATGCCCGCATGAGCACATGGAACCCCACCACCCTGACGCAGCTCGCGGCCGCCGACGAGGTCCAGGTCGCGGCGGCGTACGCGGAGGGTTACGGCTCACCGGTGACGATCTGGGATGTCTGCGTCGACGGCGA contains the following coding sequences:
- a CDS encoding arsenate reductase ArsC, whose amino-acid sequence is MINEGRATTRPAVLFVCVHNAGRSQMAAGWLRRLAGDRVEVLSAGSEPAERVNPVAVAAMREVGIDITAHAPRVLTPDDVQHADVVVTMGCGDACPVYPGKRYEDWVLVDPARQPIEVVRGIRDRIRERVEALIASLG
- a CDS encoding VOC family protein, with protein sequence MSHGDITHVEIPVSDFSAATQFYGAVFGWNIAESPGFEGYPMWRAPNGISGGALVERTAEFTQPRSAVEVDSIDETLARAESSGGRVRTPKTAITDTSWWAVFEDPDGNLIEVYESAA
- a CDS encoding GNAT family N-acetyltransferase; amino-acid sequence: MRIRDARPEDAAAIAAIYNDAVVHTTAVWNDDPVDVAEREAWAADRQATGLPVLVAVDDLDQAIGYASYGPWRPHDGYRHTVEHSVYVRGDQRGGGIGRALMEVLLARARKAGVHVMVAGIEAANTGSIALHERLGFAEVGRLPQVGAKFGRWLDLVFLQLTLDDAPAPGGGIPSSPRQENA